The window CTTATCTCTTGCACCCGCATTAGCAATAGCCTGCAGATGTTTCTTGATGCTATTCTGCACCATAGCTAATGTATCTATAGGCTCAGGTTTCTGCTGTTCACCCTTATCCTCAGGATTCTCAATGATATCCTCTACCTTAGGAAGGATAGTGATAACATGAGATACAGGATATAAAGTGGTATTGGTCTTCAGCTTGACAAGATACTTACCTGGCTCATCATACTTGTAAACCACCTGACGCTCGAAGGCATCAATAGTTCCACTCTCGCCGAACTCCCAAAGCCAGCTTGTCATACCATCACCTTCTGCTGAGAACACAAGTCGCTCACCAGCATAACCCTGCGTTGGTCCGACAATCTTAGGGATAGAATCAACAGCCACAGTGTCCTTGGTAATCTTCACGATATCAACAGTTTTCTCTGTGATAATCTTACCATCGACCTGCAGTGTGATGAGATACTTTCCAGCCTGTCGGTAGACATAACTAATGTTAGGATTACCAACGATACTGTCGCCATTACCCATTTTCCATAATACTCTTTTGTCAACAACTGCTGCAGAGTCATTAATGGTAAACTTCAGTGGCTCATTCACTTCCAACTGGCTGTTCGCATTACCGTCCTGAATGAAAAAGTCAAGATTCTTGTTGACATTGCGTGAAGGAAGAAGCAAAGCCACCAATAATCCGACTACGGCCAGTGCCGAAACAATAGCCAGAATGATTTTTTGTCTTTCAGTCATAATTATTGTTATTTAATTTATTATATCATATAGGGTTTCAATATATTAGTTCTCAGCCACATACTACCTTCTGTATAACAGTAGACCTATGCTCTGTAATCATTGCAATAGCATAATGACTGATGCACATTTTCACGTTGATAAATGAGAAACAGTATGATACATTTCTATCAGCTATTCCTGCAGATGATTCAAACGAGAAAACTGCTAACAAACAACTTATCTAATTTTAGTCTTCATCTCTTCGAGAATCTTCTT of the Prevotella melaninogenica genome contains:
- a CDS encoding PKD domain-containing protein; the protein is MTERQKIILAIVSALAVVGLLVALLLPSRNVNKNLDFFIQDGNANSQLEVNEPLKFTINDSAAVVDKRVLWKMGNGDSIVGNPNISYVYRQAGKYLITLQVDGKIITEKTVDIVKITKDTVAVDSIPKIVGPTQGYAGERLVFSAEGDGMTSWLWEFGESGTIDAFERQVVYKYDEPGKYLVKLKTNTTLYPVSHVITILPKVEDIIENPEDKGEQQKPEPIDTLAMVQNSIKKHLQAIANAGARDKETFYAHRNFIINNYLGGNGNQVVVHINGERYNVFPDYCQGLHFLESNRYGRVTIDDVKVDDFHHITKIEVTQRNTGK